The Sphingosinicella humi genome has a window encoding:
- a CDS encoding NUDIX domain-containing protein — MSDLPEAIPASTLILLRPAEAGPPELLMMERVQSMAFAAGALVFPGGRIDPEDHELAAAVGGGIDHAAARIAAIRETIEETGIAPALDPLPDAELAAEIRHALEAGAPFAELLERHSLRLDLEALTPFARWCPTFRETRRFDALFFVAEAPRGAHATAAEAEATRTLWASAQEVLAEADSGRARIIFPTRRNLERLARFADIVEARADAIRHPVETIVPWIEQRGGEQWLCIPDDAGYPVTAERLETARRT, encoded by the coding sequence ATGAGCGATCTTCCCGAAGCCATCCCGGCATCGACCCTCATCCTGTTGCGTCCGGCGGAAGCCGGGCCGCCCGAGCTGCTGATGATGGAGCGGGTGCAGAGCATGGCCTTCGCCGCCGGCGCCCTGGTGTTTCCCGGTGGGCGGATCGACCCCGAGGACCATGAACTGGCCGCGGCCGTCGGCGGCGGCATCGACCACGCCGCCGCGCGCATCGCCGCCATCCGCGAGACGATCGAGGAAACCGGAATCGCCCCTGCGCTCGATCCCCTGCCCGACGCCGAGCTGGCGGCCGAGATCAGGCATGCGCTGGAGGCCGGCGCACCCTTCGCCGAGCTGCTGGAGCGCCACTCGCTCCGCCTGGACCTGGAAGCGCTGACGCCGTTCGCCCGCTGGTGCCCCACCTTTCGCGAGACGCGGCGCTTCGACGCGCTCTTCTTCGTCGCCGAGGCGCCCCGGGGCGCGCACGCCACGGCGGCCGAAGCCGAGGCCACGCGGACCCTGTGGGCGAGCGCCCAGGAAGTGCTGGCGGAGGCGGACAGCGGCCGCGCCCGCATCATCTTTCCGACGCGGCGCAACCTCGAACGCCTTGCCCGCTTCGCCGACATCGTCGAAGCCCGCGCCGACGCCATCCGCCATCCGGTCGAAACCATCGTCCCCTGGATCGAGCAGCGCGGCGGCGAGCAGTGGCTCTGCATCCCCGACGACGCGGGCTATCCGGTGACGGCGGAACGGCTGGAAACCGCCCGGCGAACCTGA
- the fumC gene encoding class II fumarate hydratase, which translates to MTSTTRTETDSFGPVEVPADTYWGAQTQRSIDNFPFGLREAMPAEIVHALGLVKQAAARVNARIGILDAELAEAIQQAAGEVAAGALDDQFPLVIWQTGSGTQSNMNANEVIAGRANEMLTGQRGGKSPVHPNDHVNRSQSSNDSFPTAMHVAAARATHRRLLPALRRMHDRLAAQAKAWDALIKIGRTHLQDATPLTLGQEFSGYVAQLSDGIARVEAVLPRLHRLAQGGTAVGTGLNAPEGFAKEFAAEMAKLTQLPFETAPNKFEALASHDTLVELSGVLNVIAVSLTKIANDIRLMGSGPRCGLGELKLPENEPGSSIMPGKVNPTQAEMLTMVAAQVMGNHVAVTIGGLQGHLELNVFKPLIGANVLRSIELLSVGMESFTERCLDGIKPDERRISELVNRSLMLVTALTPEIGYDDAAKIAKYAHEHGLTLKEAGLELKLISEERFDAVVRPETMLGR; encoded by the coding sequence ATGACGTCCACGACCCGCACCGAGACCGACAGCTTCGGCCCTGTCGAGGTCCCCGCAGACACCTATTGGGGCGCGCAGACGCAGCGCTCGATCGACAATTTCCCTTTCGGCCTGCGCGAGGCGATGCCGGCGGAAATCGTCCACGCCCTCGGTCTGGTGAAGCAGGCGGCGGCGCGGGTGAACGCCCGCATCGGCATTCTCGACGCGGAGCTGGCGGAAGCCATCCAGCAAGCGGCCGGCGAGGTAGCGGCCGGCGCGCTCGACGACCAGTTCCCGCTCGTCATCTGGCAGACCGGGTCCGGCACGCAATCCAACATGAACGCCAATGAAGTGATCGCCGGCCGAGCCAACGAGATGCTCACCGGCCAGCGCGGCGGCAAGAGCCCGGTCCACCCCAACGATCATGTGAACCGCAGCCAGTCATCGAACGACAGCTTTCCCACCGCCATGCACGTCGCCGCCGCGCGCGCGACCCACCGACGGCTGCTGCCCGCCTTGCGCAGGATGCACGATCGGCTTGCCGCCCAGGCGAAGGCATGGGACGCTCTCATCAAGATCGGCCGCACCCACCTCCAGGACGCGACGCCGCTGACGCTCGGCCAGGAATTTTCAGGCTACGTCGCGCAGCTCAGCGACGGCATCGCGCGGGTCGAAGCGGTGTTGCCGCGCCTGCACCGGCTGGCGCAGGGCGGCACGGCCGTCGGCACCGGCCTCAACGCGCCGGAGGGTTTTGCCAAGGAATTCGCCGCCGAGATGGCGAAGCTGACGCAGCTTCCCTTCGAGACCGCGCCCAACAAGTTCGAAGCGCTGGCAAGCCATGACACGCTAGTCGAGCTTTCGGGCGTGCTCAACGTCATCGCCGTGTCGCTCACCAAGATCGCCAACGACATCCGCCTCATGGGCTCGGGCCCGCGCTGCGGCCTCGGGGAGCTGAAGCTGCCGGAGAATGAGCCGGGCAGCTCGATCATGCCCGGCAAGGTCAATCCCACCCAGGCGGAGATGCTGACCATGGTCGCCGCCCAGGTGATGGGCAATCATGTCGCCGTCACCATTGGCGGCCTGCAGGGCCATCTCGAGCTCAACGTCTTCAAGCCGCTGATCGGCGCCAATGTGCTGCGCTCGATCGAGCTTCTGTCGGTGGGGATGGAGAGCTTCACCGAACGCTGCCTCGACGGCATCAAGCCGGACGAGCGGCGCATCTCCGAGTTGGTCAATCGCTCCTTGATGCTCGTCACCGCCCTGACGCCGGAGATCGGCTACGACGATGCCGCCAAGATCGCCAAATACGCCCATGAGCATGGCCTGACGCTGAAGGAGGCCGGCCTGGAGCTGAAGCTGATCAGCGAAGAGCGGTTCGACGCCGTCGTGCGCCCGGAGACGATGCTCGGGCGGTGA
- a CDS encoding SspB family protein: protein MSDETPDSLIPYDEIVQEALRAVVGRVLGEVEATGALPGGHHFYITFKTGAAGVEIPKHLTERFPDEMTIVIQNRFWDLKVRDDGFEVGLSFNQAPAKLVIPFSAITGFVDPAVNFALQFHAQAEEAGAQEHEQAENDHPGQEPAEDGSNVVSVDFSRKK from the coding sequence ATGAGTGACGAGACGCCCGACAGCCTGATTCCCTATGACGAAATCGTCCAGGAGGCGCTGCGCGCCGTGGTCGGCCGCGTGCTCGGCGAAGTGGAGGCGACCGGCGCCCTGCCCGGCGGTCATCATTTCTACATCACCTTCAAGACCGGCGCCGCCGGCGTCGAGATTCCGAAGCACCTCACCGAACGCTTTCCCGACGAGATGACGATCGTCATCCAGAACCGTTTCTGGGACCTCAAGGTTCGCGACGACGGCTTCGAGGTCGGCCTCAGCTTCAACCAGGCGCCCGCCAAGCTTGTCATTCCCTTCTCCGCCATCACCGGCTTCGTCGATCCGGCGGTCAATTTTGCCCTTCAGTTCCACGCCCAGGCCGAGGAGGCAGGGGCTCAGGAGCATGAGCAAGCGGAGAACGATCACCCCGGCCAGGAGCCGGCGGAAGACGGATCGAACGTCGTCTCGGTGGATTTCAGCCGGAAGAAGTGA
- a CDS encoding histidine triad nucleotide-binding protein, whose product MPIDPTRPYDENNIFARILRGELPCSKVYEDEHVLAFNDINPLSPTHILVIPKGAYVSWDDFSECGSAEEIAALVRAVGKIAREAGLVERGYRLLANVGLESGQEVPHLHVHIFAGKPLGPMLAR is encoded by the coding sequence ATGCCGATCGACCCGACCCGCCCCTATGACGAAAACAACATCTTCGCCCGCATCCTGAGGGGCGAGCTGCCATGCTCCAAGGTCTATGAGGATGAGCATGTGCTTGCGTTCAACGACATCAATCCGCTCTCGCCGACCCACATCTTGGTGATTCCCAAGGGCGCCTATGTCTCGTGGGACGATTTTTCCGAGTGCGGGTCGGCTGAGGAGATCGCGGCGCTGGTTCGGGCCGTGGGGAAGATCGCGCGGGAGGCGGGGCTGGTCGAGCGCGGGTATCGCCTGCTCGCCAATGTCGGCCTCGAAAGCGGCCAGGAGGTTCCGCACCTCCACGTCCATATCTTCGCCGGCAAGCCCTTGGGGCCCATGCTGGCACGCTAA
- a CDS encoding amino acid permease: protein MIFGRVKPLDAILATAEKKSLHRSLGPVQLTLLGVGAIIGTGIFVLTASAAQYAGPGMMVSFIIAGFVCAVAALCYSELSSMVPVSGSAYTYTYAVMGELLAWMVGWALILEYAVAASAVSVGWSGYFVGLLDSSLGIVIPSDFANGPDAGGIVNIPALVIALLVTWLLLIGTRESAAVNAVLVAIKVVALTAFIALSFPMLDGAKFDPFMPTGVGGVLTGAAVIFFAYVGFDAVSTAAEETKNPQRNVPIGLIGSLGICTIFYLLVAAGAIGAYGAQPVQSLSGEFLISGSPELAERCKAIIASGAGEPLACSNEALAHVLRAIGFEWFGNLIGLAAFLALPSVILIMLFGQTRIFFVMSRDGLLPEKLSAVHPKWKTPYIVTMITGVFVAIAAAFFPVGRLAEVSNSGTLFAFFMVSIAVLMLRKIDPARHRPFRTPAVWIIAPLSVVGCVGLYLSLPLEAMLVLPIWGGIGLVVYFLYGHRRSNIARGIIDVHEDDVDAPPQPVPPMPDAHTPGYKDA from the coding sequence ATGATCTTTGGGCGCGTCAAGCCACTAGACGCCATTCTCGCGACTGCCGAGAAGAAATCGCTGCACCGCTCGCTCGGTCCCGTTCAGCTGACCTTGCTCGGCGTTGGAGCGATCATCGGCACCGGCATCTTCGTGCTGACCGCGTCAGCGGCGCAATATGCCGGGCCGGGCATGATGGTCAGCTTCATCATCGCCGGCTTCGTCTGCGCGGTCGCGGCCCTGTGCTACTCCGAGCTGTCGTCGATGGTGCCGGTGTCCGGCTCCGCCTACACCTATACCTACGCCGTCATGGGCGAACTCCTCGCCTGGATGGTCGGCTGGGCGCTGATCCTCGAATATGCCGTCGCCGCCTCGGCGGTGTCGGTCGGCTGGTCGGGTTATTTCGTCGGTCTGCTCGACAGCTCGCTCGGCATCGTCATCCCGTCCGACTTCGCCAATGGTCCGGATGCGGGCGGCATCGTCAACATCCCGGCCCTCGTCATTGCCCTTCTGGTCACCTGGCTGCTGCTGATCGGCACGCGCGAGAGCGCCGCCGTCAACGCCGTGCTGGTCGCCATCAAGGTGGTGGCGCTCACCGCCTTCATCGCCCTGTCGTTCCCGATGCTCGACGGCGCCAAGTTTGATCCCTTCATGCCGACGGGTGTCGGCGGCGTGCTCACCGGCGCGGCGGTGATCTTCTTCGCCTATGTCGGCTTCGACGCGGTCTCGACCGCGGCGGAGGAAACCAAGAATCCGCAACGGAACGTGCCCATCGGCCTCATCGGCTCGCTCGGGATCTGCACCATCTTCTACCTGCTGGTCGCGGCCGGCGCGATCGGCGCCTATGGCGCGCAGCCGGTGCAGAGCCTCAGCGGCGAGTTCTTGATCTCGGGCAGCCCCGAGCTTGCTGAGCGTTGCAAGGCGATCATCGCCTCGGGCGCCGGCGAGCCGCTTGCCTGCTCGAACGAGGCGCTGGCCCATGTGCTCCGGGCGATCGGCTTTGAGTGGTTCGGCAACCTGATCGGTCTCGCCGCCTTCCTGGCGCTGCCGTCCGTCATCCTCATCATGCTGTTCGGCCAGACCCGCATCTTCTTCGTCATGTCGCGCGACGGGCTGCTTCCGGAGAAGCTGTCGGCCGTGCACCCGAAGTGGAAGACGCCCTATATCGTTACCATGATCACCGGCGTGTTCGTCGCCATCGCCGCGGCCTTCTTCCCGGTCGGACGCTTGGCGGAGGTGTCCAACTCGGGCACGCTCTTCGCCTTCTTCATGGTCTCGATCGCGGTGCTGATGCTGCGCAAGATCGATCCGGCCCGCCACCGCCCGTTCAGGACGCCGGCCGTGTGGATCATCGCGCCGCTCTCCGTGGTCGGCTGCGTCGGCCTCTATCTGTCGCTGCCGCTCGAGGCGATGCTTGTGCTGCCGATCTGGGGCGGCATCGGTCTCGTCGTCTACTTCCTCTACGGCCACCGGCGGAGCAACATCGCGCGCGGCATCATCGACGTCCACGAGGACGACGTCGACGCGCCGCCGCAGCCCGTCCCGCCGATGCCGGATGCGCACACGCCCGGCTACAAGGACGCGTAA
- a CDS encoding amino acid permease: MIFGRVKPLDAILETAAKKGLHRSLGAVQLTLLGIGCIIGTGIFVLTSVGAQKAGPGLILAFVIAGAVCIIAALCYAEIASMIPVAGSAYTYSYSVLGEFLAWTVGWALVLEYAVGASAVSVGWSNYFTNTVLEASLGIDLPSWLRAGPLFLGGEPGGLVNLPAAFIALLMTVLLVIGTSESARVNAALVAIKITALIAFVALTLPRMDAANFSPFMPGGVFGGFGSGVGVLGAAATMFFAYLGFDAVSTAAEETKNPQRNVPIGLIGSLGVCTIFYMLVSAGAIGTIGGDPITAGGAPLSTGSPELARQCARPEYAEALVCSAEPLAHMLRIIGFGTVGNLIGYAAFIALPSVVLILIFGLTRICFVMARDGLLPERLSKVHPKWRTPHRITMIMGTLIALLAALFPVGQLADIANAGTLYAFLMVAVAVWMLRKRDPLRPRPFRVPALWLVAPLTVVGCLFLFLNLPVEALLGLPIWTGIGLAVYFLYGRRRSHLGRGLVEVHEPEIHDIEPSIPGVDERDLLDPPRRPPGL; the protein is encoded by the coding sequence ATGATCTTCGGCCGCGTGAAGCCGCTCGACGCAATCCTCGAGACCGCGGCGAAGAAGGGTCTGCATCGCTCGCTAGGCGCCGTGCAGCTGACCCTGCTTGGCATCGGCTGCATCATCGGCACCGGCATCTTCGTGCTGACGTCGGTGGGTGCGCAGAAGGCGGGGCCGGGCCTCATCCTCGCCTTCGTGATCGCCGGCGCCGTCTGCATCATTGCCGCGCTCTGCTATGCCGAGATCGCGTCGATGATCCCGGTGGCGGGCTCCGCCTATACCTACAGCTATTCGGTGCTCGGCGAATTTCTCGCCTGGACCGTCGGTTGGGCCCTTGTGCTCGAATATGCGGTCGGTGCCTCGGCGGTGTCGGTCGGCTGGTCCAACTACTTCACCAACACCGTGCTTGAAGCATCGTTGGGAATAGATCTGCCCAGCTGGCTTCGGGCCGGGCCTCTGTTCCTCGGCGGAGAGCCGGGCGGGCTCGTCAACCTGCCGGCGGCGTTCATCGCCCTGCTGATGACCGTGCTGCTGGTGATCGGCACCAGCGAGAGCGCCCGCGTCAACGCGGCGCTGGTGGCCATCAAGATAACGGCCCTTATCGCCTTCGTGGCTCTTACCCTTCCTCGGATGGACGCCGCCAATTTCAGCCCATTCATGCCGGGCGGCGTCTTCGGCGGCTTCGGCTCGGGCGTCGGGGTGCTCGGCGCGGCGGCGACCATGTTCTTCGCCTATCTCGGCTTCGACGCCGTCTCGACGGCGGCGGAAGAGACCAAAAACCCCCAGCGCAACGTCCCGATCGGCCTCATCGGCAGCCTCGGCGTCTGCACCATCTTCTACATGCTGGTATCGGCGGGCGCGATCGGCACGATCGGCGGCGATCCGATCACGGCCGGCGGCGCGCCGCTGTCCACCGGATCGCCGGAGCTTGCCCGGCAATGCGCTCGGCCCGAATATGCGGAGGCCCTGGTCTGCTCGGCCGAGCCATTGGCCCATATGCTTCGGATCATCGGCTTCGGCACGGTCGGCAACCTGATCGGCTATGCGGCCTTCATCGCCCTGCCGTCCGTCGTCCTGATCCTGATCTTCGGCCTCACCCGGATCTGCTTCGTCATGGCGCGCGACGGTCTGCTGCCCGAGCGGCTGTCGAAGGTGCATCCGAAATGGCGGACGCCGCATAGGATCACTATGATCATGGGCACCCTCATCGCTCTGCTGGCGGCCCTGTTCCCGGTCGGGCAGCTTGCCGACATCGCCAACGCCGGGACGCTTTACGCCTTCCTGATGGTCGCGGTGGCGGTGTGGATGCTCCGCAAGCGCGATCCGCTGCGGCCGCGCCCGTTCAGGGTACCGGCCTTGTGGCTGGTGGCGCCGCTGACCGTCGTCGGCTGCCTCTTCCTGTTCCTGAACCTGCCGGTCGAGGCGCTGCTGGGGCTGCCGATCTGGACCGGGATCGGGCTCGCCGTCTACTTCCTCTACGGGCGGCGCCGGAGCCATCTCGGACGCGGTCTCGTCGAGGTCCATGAGCCGGAAATCCACGACATCGAACCGAGCATCCCCGGCGTCGACGAACGCGACCTGCTCGATCCGCCGCGCCGCCCGCCGGGACTGTAG
- a CDS encoding adenosine kinase produces MTDTRLDVLAIGNAIVDVIATTDDAFLEAEGLAKGSMRLIDADEAARLYGRMGQARETSGGSAANTVAGLAALGLRAGFIGQVAGDQLGEIFRHDITGLGVTFTTPVSRGGVPTARCLILVTPDAQRTMNTFLGASQHLPATALDADQIEGAAILYLEGYLWDPEEPRWAMIKAIDIARNARRKVAFTLSDSFCIARHKDGFNQLIDSGKIDILFANEEEIKALSGEADFGAAVAATAPRVETLVVTRSEKGAVALRGRERVSVPAEPIAKVVDTTGAGDLFAAGFLAGQAQERTLEESLRMGAIAAAEVISHYGARPEADLKALVAEKLR; encoded by the coding sequence GTGACAGACACCCGCCTCGACGTCCTCGCCATCGGCAACGCCATCGTCGACGTGATCGCCACCACCGACGACGCCTTCCTGGAGGCGGAGGGGCTCGCCAAGGGCTCGATGCGCCTGATCGACGCCGACGAGGCGGCGCGGCTCTACGGCCGGATGGGACAGGCGCGGGAGACGAGCGGCGGATCGGCGGCCAACACGGTGGCGGGGCTGGCCGCGCTCGGGCTGCGCGCAGGCTTCATCGGCCAGGTGGCCGGCGATCAGCTGGGCGAAATCTTCCGGCACGACATTACCGGCCTTGGCGTCACCTTCACCACGCCGGTTTCACGCGGCGGCGTGCCGACGGCGCGTTGCCTGATCCTGGTCACCCCGGATGCGCAGCGCACGATGAACACCTTCCTCGGCGCGTCGCAGCACCTGCCGGCCACCGCGCTCGACGCCGACCAGATCGAAGGCGCCGCCATCCTCTACCTCGAAGGCTATCTCTGGGATCCGGAGGAGCCGCGCTGGGCGATGATCAAGGCGATCGACATCGCCCGCAATGCCCGGCGCAAGGTTGCCTTCACCCTGTCCGACAGCTTCTGCATCGCCCGACACAAGGACGGCTTCAACCAGCTGATCGACAGCGGCAAGATCGACATCCTCTTCGCCAACGAGGAAGAGATCAAGGCGCTGTCGGGCGAAGCCGATTTCGGCGCCGCCGTGGCCGCCACGGCCCCTCGCGTCGAAACGCTCGTCGTCACGCGCAGCGAGAAGGGCGCCGTGGCCCTGCGTGGACGGGAGCGAGTATCGGTGCCGGCCGAGCCGATCGCAAAGGTTGTCGACACCACCGGCGCCGGCGATCTCTTCGCGGCGGGCTTCCTCGCCGGACAAGCCCAGGAACGGACCCTGGAGGAAAGCCTCCGCATGGGCGCGATCGCGGCCGCCGAAGTGATCTCCCATTATGGCGCGCGGCCGGAGGCTGACCTCAAGGCGCTGGTCGCGGAAAAGCTGAGATAG
- a CDS encoding EI24 domain-containing protein: MPSRRREGDQPPVDARRRLGESDGMFAALPLALAQFGDPRIRRVLLKSLLLTLALFGLAGGLLAWLLIGSNPCGIGPLDYRCEIGTATGAAASVVLGVLGLWFLFPAIAIGVIGLFADEVVEAVEARHYPAAAASGRNPSIGRSLSLGLRSAGRLILWNLLALPFYLLLMVTGIGPFILFFVINAIALGRDLGEMVAVRHLEGDALRRWLSRSRFRRLLLGLGAAVLFAIPFVNLLAPVLGAAVATHLYHSETA; encoded by the coding sequence ATGCCTAGCCGCCGTAGGGAAGGCGATCAACCGCCGGTTGACGCTCGCCGCCGGCTGGGCGAATCAGACGGCATGTTCGCCGCCCTGCCGCTCGCCCTTGCCCAGTTCGGTGATCCCCGCATCCGCCGCGTCCTCCTGAAGTCGCTGCTGCTCACCCTGGCGCTGTTCGGGCTCGCCGGGGGGCTGCTCGCTTGGCTCCTAATCGGCTCCAATCCCTGCGGCATCGGACCGCTCGACTATCGCTGCGAAATCGGCACGGCCACCGGCGCGGCGGCCTCAGTCGTTCTCGGCGTGCTCGGGCTCTGGTTCCTGTTCCCGGCCATCGCCATCGGCGTCATCGGCCTGTTCGCGGACGAAGTGGTCGAGGCGGTGGAGGCGCGCCATTATCCCGCCGCCGCGGCAAGCGGCCGCAACCCTTCGATCGGACGCTCGCTTAGCCTCGGCTTGCGCTCGGCTGGGCGGCTGATCCTCTGGAACCTGCTTGCGCTGCCCTTCTACCTTCTGCTGATGGTGACCGGCATTGGTCCCTTCATCCTCTTCTTCGTCATCAACGCCATCGCCCTTGGCCGCGACCTCGGCGAGATGGTGGCGGTGCGGCATCTGGAGGGGGACGCGCTGCGCCGCTGGCTGTCCCGCAGCCGCTTCAGGCGCCTGCTGCTCGGCCTCGGGGCGGCGGTCCTGTTCGCCATCCCGTTCGTCAATCTTCTGGCGCCCGTGCTAGGCGCGGCCGTCGCCACCCACCTCTATCATTCGGAGACAGCATGA
- the queG gene encoding tRNA epoxyqueuosine(34) reductase QueG yields the protein MDGAASLRARLEAEARALGFSAFGVARADATPRTAKRLRQWLDSGAHGDMLWMETTAERRGSPAGLWPEVKSVIALGMSYAPATDPLALADEGEVGRISVYAQGADYHDTVKKALKALARWLVAEAGCELKVFVDTAPVMEKPLAEAAGLGWQGKHTNLVSRTHGSWLFLGAIYTTLELELEPDSVHEQRCGSCRRCLEACPTNAFPAPFRLDARRCISYLTIEHKGPIPHELREAMGNRIYGCDDCLAVCPWNRFADTARRHQAFVPRAELVAPSLADLLALDDADFRKVFAGSPIKRIGRNRMVRNAAIAAGNSGSAALVEPLERLVDDPDPVVAEAAQWAVGKLTNGR from the coding sequence ATGGACGGCGCGGCATCATTGCGAGCACGGCTGGAGGCGGAAGCGAGGGCGCTCGGCTTCTCCGCCTTCGGCGTCGCGCGGGCGGACGCTACGCCGAGGACCGCCAAGCGCCTGCGGCAGTGGCTCGATTCCGGCGCCCATGGCGACATGCTGTGGATGGAAACCACCGCCGAACGACGCGGATCGCCCGCGGGGCTCTGGCCGGAGGTGAAATCGGTAATCGCGCTCGGCATGAGCTACGCGCCCGCGACGGACCCGCTGGCGCTGGCGGACGAGGGGGAGGTCGGCCGCATCTCCGTCTACGCGCAGGGCGCGGACTATCACGACACGGTCAAGAAAGCGCTGAAGGCCCTGGCGCGATGGCTGGTGGCCGAGGCGGGGTGCGAGCTCAAGGTGTTCGTCGACACGGCGCCGGTCATGGAGAAGCCGCTGGCGGAGGCGGCGGGGCTCGGCTGGCAAGGCAAGCACACCAACCTCGTCAGCCGCACGCATGGCAGCTGGCTGTTCCTCGGCGCCATCTACACGACATTGGAGCTGGAGTTGGAACCGGACAGCGTCCATGAACAGCGCTGCGGAAGCTGCCGACGCTGCCTGGAGGCCTGCCCCACCAATGCCTTCCCCGCGCCGTTCCGGCTCGATGCGCGGCGCTGCATCTCCTACCTCACCATCGAACATAAGGGGCCGATCCCGCACGAGTTGCGTGAGGCCATGGGAAACCGCATCTATGGCTGCGACGACTGCCTCGCCGTCTGTCCCTGGAACCGCTTCGCCGACACGGCGCGGCGGCACCAGGCGTTCGTGCCGCGCGCGGAGCTGGTCGCGCCCTCGCTGGCCGACCTGCTGGCGCTCGACGATGCGGATTTCCGGAAGGTGTTCGCGGGATCGCCGATCAAGCGCATCGGTCGAAACCGCATGGTGCGCAACGCCGCGATCGCGGCCGGCAACAGTGGCAGCGCGGCCCTGGTTGAACCGCTCGAGCGACTGGTGGACGATCCCGACCCGGTCGTGGCCGAAGCGGCGCAATGGGCGGTTGGGAAGCTCACAAACGGTCGTTAG
- a CDS encoding VOC family protein: MAKVTGLGGVFYKVADPAATRRWYEEMLGIGGEWGAMFPWKAGGAEAYSLLSPFKASTDYFEPSEAPFMVNLRVDDLDAFLDELEAKGVEVLGTQVEEYGKFAWILDCDGIKIELWEQVGPAPPA, encoded by the coding sequence ATGGCGAAGGTGACGGGGCTGGGCGGCGTCTTCTACAAGGTCGCCGATCCGGCCGCGACCCGGCGCTGGTATGAGGAGATGCTGGGCATAGGCGGCGAATGGGGCGCGATGTTCCCGTGGAAAGCGGGCGGCGCCGAAGCCTACAGCCTGCTGTCCCCCTTCAAGGCCTCCACCGACTATTTCGAACCGAGCGAGGCCCCCTTCATGGTCAATCTGCGCGTCGACGATCTCGACGCCTTCCTCGACGAGCTCGAGGCGAAGGGCGTCGAAGTGCTGGGGACGCAGGTGGAGGAATATGGCAAGTTCGCCTGGATCCTCGACTGCGACGGGATCAAGATCGAGCTGTGGGAGCAGGTGGGGCCCGCCCCGCCGGCCTAA
- a CDS encoding isocitrate lyase/PEP mutase family protein: protein MQKDKAFTFASLHKPGEPLILFNAWDAGSAKVVSEAGAKAIATGSWSVAAAFGFADGEALPLDLAIANLERIIGAVDLPVTIDLEGGYGPAPADVAATAKRAVAAGAVGCNLEDQVVGGEGLYKIDDQCERLQAVRRIADEGGIPFFINARTDLFLKAKPEEHGGLVKAALDRASAYGEAGASGLFVPGLADEDLIGTVCSKSPLPVNVMAMPTTPPARRLAQLGVARISHGPGPYRLAMQALAEAARAAHKGD, encoded by the coding sequence ATGCAAAAGGACAAGGCGTTTACCTTCGCTTCGCTGCACAAGCCGGGGGAGCCGCTGATCCTGTTCAATGCCTGGGACGCGGGGAGCGCCAAGGTGGTATCCGAGGCGGGGGCCAAGGCGATCGCGACGGGGAGCTGGTCGGTCGCGGCGGCGTTCGGCTTCGCGGACGGCGAAGCGCTGCCGCTGGACCTTGCGATAGCGAATCTCGAGCGGATCATCGGCGCGGTCGACCTGCCCGTCACCATCGACCTCGAGGGCGGCTACGGTCCGGCGCCCGCCGACGTGGCGGCGACGGCGAAACGGGCGGTCGCGGCCGGGGCCGTCGGATGCAACCTGGAGGATCAGGTGGTCGGCGGCGAGGGCCTATACAAGATCGACGATCAGTGCGAGCGGCTCCAGGCGGTGCGGCGGATCGCCGACGAGGGGGGCATCCCCTTCTTCATCAACGCCCGCACCGACCTGTTCCTGAAGGCCAAGCCCGAGGAGCATGGCGGCCTCGTCAAGGCGGCGCTGGATCGCGCAAGCGCCTATGGCGAGGCGGGTGCGAGCGGCCTGTTCGTGCCTGGGCTGGCAGACGAAGACCTGATCGGCACGGTCTGCTCCAAGTCGCCGCTGCCGGTGAACGTCATGGCCATGCCGACGACCCCGCCCGCTCGCCGCCTTGCCCAGCTCGGGGTCGCGCGGATCAGCCACGGTCCGGGCCCCTACCGTCTCGCCATGCAGGCGCTGGCGGAAGCGGCGCGCGCGGCGCATAAGGGAGACTGA